A genomic segment from Nicotiana sylvestris chromosome 1, ASM39365v2, whole genome shotgun sequence encodes:
- the LOC104212900 gene encoding uncharacterized protein isoform X2 has translation MAERNKNGGLTPLLGERPKEPWKGGEVVKSIMNAGPDAIVTSFSLISSISASHHSSVDILVLGFANLVADGISKGFWDYVSSRTQRDVAPKKRSVTEWDVINQHKPQKQGLLQQYQALGMDLTDANTVMNIFAKYRNILVDKKMATEKGSLPQEQGIAKAKIAGRSCPLSAATTLFNGAIAGAAAYGIGWTLRNVAGLED, from the exons ATGGCGGAAAGAAACAAGAATGGTGGATTGACACCACTGCTGGGAGAGAGACCGAAAGAGCCATGGAAAGGAGGAGAGGTAGTGAAGAGCATTATGAATGCAGGGCCTGACGCCATTGTCACTTCTTTCTCCCTCATCTCCTCCATCTCTGCCTCCCATCATTCTTCCG TTGATATTTTGGTGTTGGGTTTTGCAAATCTAGTGGCTGATGGAATATCAAAGGGATTTTGGGATTATGTGTCCAGCAGAACTCAAAGGGATGTAGCTCCCAAGAAGAGGTCAGTCACTGAGTGGGATGTCATTAACCAACACAAGCCTCAGAAGCAGGGATTACTTCAACAGTATCAGGCACTTGGAATGGATCTTACTGATGCTAATACA GTGATGAACATATTTGCCAAGTATAGGAACATACTGGTGGACAAGAAGATGGCAACTGAGAAAGGATCATTGCCACAAGAGCAAG GTATTGCCAAGGCCAAGATTGCTGGTCGGAGTTGTCCTCTTTCCGCGGCCACCACCCTTTTCAACGGAGCCATTGCTGGGGCTGCCGCCTATGGTATTGGTTGGACACTTAGGAATGTTGCTGGGCTGGAAGACTGA
- the LOC104212900 gene encoding uncharacterized protein isoform X1 → MAERNKNGGLTPLLGERPKEPWKGGEVVKSIMNAGPDAIVTSFSLISSISASHHSSVDILVLGFANLVADGISKGFWDYVSSRTQRDVAPKKRSVTEWDVINQHKPQKQGLLQQYQALGMDLTDANTVMNIFAKYRNILVDKKMATEKGSLPQEQGEKPWKNGLITCAAFIVCGCVPLLAFIVLIPFTHKFIGACVFYAAVLVLLGIAKAKIAGRSCPLSAATTLFNGAIAGAAAYGIGWTLRNVAGLED, encoded by the exons ATGGCGGAAAGAAACAAGAATGGTGGATTGACACCACTGCTGGGAGAGAGACCGAAAGAGCCATGGAAAGGAGGAGAGGTAGTGAAGAGCATTATGAATGCAGGGCCTGACGCCATTGTCACTTCTTTCTCCCTCATCTCCTCCATCTCTGCCTCCCATCATTCTTCCG TTGATATTTTGGTGTTGGGTTTTGCAAATCTAGTGGCTGATGGAATATCAAAGGGATTTTGGGATTATGTGTCCAGCAGAACTCAAAGGGATGTAGCTCCCAAGAAGAGGTCAGTCACTGAGTGGGATGTCATTAACCAACACAAGCCTCAGAAGCAGGGATTACTTCAACAGTATCAGGCACTTGGAATGGATCTTACTGATGCTAATACA GTGATGAACATATTTGCCAAGTATAGGAACATACTGGTGGACAAGAAGATGGCAACTGAGAAAGGATCATTGCCACAAGAGCAAGGTGAGAAACCATGGAAGAATGGGCTAATCACATGTGCTGCTTTCATTGTCTGTGGTTGTGTTCCTCTTCTGGCATTCATTGTGCTCATCCCATTCACACACAAATTTATAGGCGCCTGTGTGTTTTATGCTGCTGTACTTGTACTACTAGGTATTGCCAAGGCCAAGATTGCTGGTCGGAGTTGTCCTCTTTCCGCGGCCACCACCCTTTTCAACGGAGCCATTGCTGGGGCTGCCGCCTATGGTATTGGTTGGACACTTAGGAATGTTGCTGGGCTGGAAGACTGA